The SAR202 cluster bacterium genome has a window encoding:
- the dgoD gene encoding galactonate dehydratase: MKITAIKPYVMWGETSRPAKASAAPGGRNWMFVKVETDAGIYGWGEGSLVNEEPTIAQCVEQLAPQIMGDDAHNIERIWQKLWLHNRYRGGVIIMSAISAIDQALWDIKGKALGVPVYQLLGGAVRDRIRVYSHASSPEEAKKRVQEGFNAIKAGTWHKDMDRGIVESVLPGWLADHVTGLREAVGPDVDIMLDNHGRSRPALAIKQVRAIDHLNVLFFEEPTPPENQDALKLIRQAGLQTEIATGERLLTRWGYREVIEQQLVDIVQPDICHCGGISEMRRIAAMAEVYHINMAFHNPKGPVATAASIHISAAIPNFLILEHSKPNSVFEELQVAPIKMEGGYYGLPTAPGLGVDLREDVIASRPYQYRHVIYSYMADGTPAQP; the protein is encoded by the coding sequence ATGAAAATCACAGCCATCAAGCCGTATGTCATGTGGGGAGAGACCTCTCGGCCGGCCAAAGCCAGCGCCGCGCCCGGCGGCCGTAACTGGATGTTCGTGAAGGTCGAGACGGATGCCGGCATCTACGGATGGGGGGAAGGCTCTCTCGTTAACGAGGAGCCTACCATCGCCCAGTGCGTTGAGCAGCTCGCGCCCCAGATCATGGGGGATGACGCCCACAACATCGAGCGCATCTGGCAGAAGCTGTGGCTGCACAACCGGTACCGTGGCGGCGTCATCATCATGTCCGCAATCAGCGCCATCGATCAGGCGCTGTGGGACATCAAGGGCAAGGCGCTCGGAGTCCCTGTGTACCAGCTCCTGGGCGGCGCAGTAAGAGACAGGATTCGCGTGTACTCTCACGCATCTTCCCCTGAAGAGGCCAAAAAGCGGGTACAAGAGGGCTTCAACGCCATCAAGGCCGGCACCTGGCACAAGGACATGGACAGGGGGATTGTGGAGAGCGTCCTGCCGGGGTGGCTGGCGGACCACGTAACGGGCCTCAGGGAAGCCGTTGGGCCGGACGTGGATATCATGCTGGACAATCATGGCCGCTCGCGTCCTGCGCTGGCCATCAAGCAGGTGCGGGCGATCGACCACCTGAATGTGCTCTTTTTTGAGGAGCCCACGCCTCCGGAGAACCAGGACGCGCTGAAGCTCATCCGCCAGGCGGGGCTCCAGACAGAGATAGCAACCGGCGAGCGCCTGCTCACGCGGTGGGGCTACCGGGAGGTCATCGAGCAGCAGCTAGTGGATATCGTGCAGCCGGACATCTGCCACTGCGGCGGCATATCCGAGATGCGCCGCATCGCCGCGATGGCGGAGGTCTACCACATCAACATGGCGTTCCATAACCCCAAGGGGCCGGTCGCCACGGCCGCCAGCATCCACATCTCCGCAGCGATCCCGAACTTCTTGATCCTTGAGCACAGCAAGCCGAACTCGGTCTTCGAGGAGCTGCAGGTGGCGCCGATCAAGATGGAGGGCGGCTACTACGGGCTGCCCACCGCGCCCGGGCTGGGCGTGGACCTGCGGGAGGACGTGATTGCGTCGCGGCCGTACCAGTACCGCCACGTCATCTACTCCTACATGGCGGACGGCACGCCCGCGCAACCATAG
- a CDS encoding tetratricopeptide repeat protein, which produces MTSQQAELKAKLRKDRCKKAVAFAMQGRWADAAAENQAILADFPDDSEALNRMGKAYTELGRIKDAKDAFNKGLELSPHNAIAKKNLDRLNQLGDEVARPVTTGKKAPDIFIEESGKSGVTALMNLANGKSLLKLSPGDPINLKVEGSRIMAEVTGGEYVGQVEPKIASRLLRLTKGGNKYEATITSAGEHEAHIIIRETYKHPSQANIVSFPGKGGAGDLRVYVPGAILGYEMAEQDDDADEPENLDVKDWSNDDTEPGDDEAFSPVIHRIINANNEEAEPEDQEY; this is translated from the coding sequence ATGACATCGCAACAAGCCGAGCTCAAGGCTAAACTCAGAAAAGATCGCTGCAAGAAAGCGGTCGCATTTGCAATGCAGGGCCGCTGGGCGGACGCCGCGGCGGAGAACCAGGCAATCCTTGCAGATTTCCCGGACGATAGCGAGGCGCTCAATCGCATGGGCAAGGCATACACGGAGCTGGGGCGCATCAAAGACGCCAAGGATGCATTCAACAAGGGCCTGGAGCTCTCCCCTCACAACGCCATCGCCAAAAAGAACCTCGACCGGCTGAACCAGCTTGGCGACGAGGTGGCCCGCCCGGTCACGACCGGCAAGAAGGCGCCGGACATCTTCATTGAGGAGAGTGGCAAGTCGGGTGTGACCGCGCTAATGAACCTGGCGAACGGCAAGTCCCTCCTGAAGCTATCCCCTGGAGACCCGATCAACTTGAAGGTCGAAGGGAGCCGCATCATGGCGGAGGTCACGGGCGGGGAGTACGTGGGCCAGGTGGAACCCAAAATCGCCTCGCGCCTGTTGCGCCTCACCAAGGGAGGCAACAAATACGAGGCGACGATCACCAGCGCCGGCGAGCACGAGGCGCACATTATCATCCGCGAGACCTACAAGCACCCCTCGCAGGCGAACATTGTCTCGTTCCCCGGCAAGGGCGGCGCCGGCGATTTGCGCGTTTACGTTCCGGGCGCTATTCTCGGATATGAGATGGCGGAGCAGGATGACGACGCGGACGAGCCGGAGAACCTGGACGTAAAGGACTGGTCCAACGACGACACCGAGCCCGGCGACGACGAGGCCTTCAGCCCGGTCATCCACCGCATAATCAACGCGAACAACGAGGAAGCGGAGCCGGAAGACCAGGAGTATTAG
- a CDS encoding polyprenol monophosphomannose synthase: MTAVVIPTYNESENLPVLTERLFAQNIPNLRIIFVDDGSPDGTEQVAWELSEKYGGRIEVVQRGRKMGLGSAYVAGFRKALDEGADFVIQMDADLSHKPEYLPKFLASLEEADVVVGSRYARGGGVEEDWGLSRKILSGGGNVGIRAIAGLKVKDTTAGFKAFRAGVLRSFDLGQLRCKGFGFQAEVAHACQRLGYEVVEYPIIFANRYKGKSKMSTGIIVEAFWRLLPLRLSRKR, translated from the coding sequence TTGACTGCGGTTGTAATTCCAACGTACAACGAGTCCGAAAATCTGCCGGTGCTCACGGAACGGCTCTTCGCGCAGAATATTCCCAACCTTCGCATCATCTTCGTCGACGACGGCTCCCCGGACGGCACGGAACAGGTGGCATGGGAGCTATCCGAGAAGTACGGCGGCCGTATAGAAGTGGTACAGCGCGGGCGCAAGATGGGGCTCGGCTCCGCATACGTAGCCGGCTTTCGCAAGGCGCTCGATGAAGGGGCGGACTTCGTCATACAGATGGACGCAGACCTCTCCCACAAGCCGGAGTACCTGCCGAAATTCCTCGCGTCGCTTGAGGAGGCCGACGTTGTGGTTGGCTCCCGCTACGCGAGGGGTGGCGGCGTCGAGGAGGACTGGGGCCTTTCGCGGAAGATTCTGAGCGGGGGCGGCAACGTGGGCATTCGCGCTATTGCCGGCCTCAAGGTCAAGGACACCACAGCTGGATTCAAGGCTTTCCGGGCTGGCGTTCTGAGGTCTTTCGACCTGGGACAGCTCCGGTGCAAGGGCTTCGGGTTCCAGGCCGAAGTGGCCCACGCGTGCCAGCGGCTGGGCTACGAGGTGGTCGAATACCCTATCATCTTTGCCAACCGTTACAAGGGCAAGTCGAAGATGTCTACGGGCATCATCGTCGAGGCCTTCTGGCGGCTCCTACCCCTTCGCCTCTCTCGCAAGCGGTAA
- a CDS encoding glycosyltransferase family 2 protein, producing the protein MLNNVDSPYLSVVIPAYDEEPRIGVTLEKLLAYFSGQSYTWEIIVADDGSRDRTPAIVKEWAAKDSRIKHLALPHAGKGWAVKNGMLTACGHLRFMCDADLAMPIYQLGGFIEKMRAGYDIVIGSRQAPGARRFDEPAGRHVMGRVFNWTIRALAVGSFQDTQCGFKCFRGEVAEDLFRQQQFKGFSFDVEILHIAVRKRLRILDMPIDWYHQKASKVRPFIDSFAMLKDTLSLRVRDIRKKRKY; encoded by the coding sequence ATGTTAAATAATGTGGACTCGCCATACCTGTCCGTGGTGATCCCGGCGTACGACGAAGAGCCCCGAATCGGGGTGACGCTGGAAAAGCTGCTCGCCTACTTCAGCGGGCAGTCCTACACCTGGGAGATAATCGTCGCGGACGACGGCAGCAGGGACAGGACGCCCGCCATTGTGAAGGAGTGGGCGGCGAAGGACTCGAGAATCAAGCACCTGGCGCTGCCGCACGCCGGCAAGGGCTGGGCCGTTAAGAACGGGATGCTCACAGCATGCGGGCACCTGAGATTTATGTGCGATGCCGACCTGGCGATGCCTATCTACCAGCTCGGCGGGTTCATCGAGAAAATGAGGGCGGGCTACGACATCGTTATCGGCTCGCGGCAGGCGCCGGGAGCGCGGAGATTCGACGAGCCCGCAGGGCGCCATGTGATGGGAAGGGTCTTTAACTGGACCATCCGGGCACTCGCGGTCGGCAGCTTCCAGGACACGCAGTGCGGATTCAAGTGTTTCAGGGGCGAAGTGGCGGAGGACCTCTTCCGGCAGCAGCAGTTCAAGGGATTCAGCTTCGACGTTGAGATCCTTCACATCGCTGTCAGAAAGCGGCTGCGGATACTGGATATGCCGATCGACTGGTATCACCAGAAAGCAAGCAAGGTACGACCATTCATCGACTCTTTCGCGATGCTAAAGGACACGCTCTCACTGCGCGTCCGTGACATCCGGAAGAAACGCAAGTACTGA
- a CDS encoding aspartate kinase, translating into MALIVQKYGGSSVANAEKILNVARRIGRTKDQGNLVVSTISAMGDTTDELIDLAGKITKRPNLREMDMLLSTGELVSCALVTMALQELSHKAISLSGAQAGIRTDTTYGKAKIAVVEPQRILTELAAGKIVIVAGFQGITPDHEVTTLGRGASDTTAVAIAAGLKADRCEVYTDVEGIYTADPRLVPKARKLDEVGFEEMLEMASYGAKMNPRSIELGMVYNVPIIVASSFVDKPGTLIHHGANKDMKVGEIRNRVRGIPTDKNVAKITVQEVQDRPGIAANIFEPLASADISVDVIVQNAGVQGKTDVTFTVKKTDLDRALDVIKPLAEKLGAGGVVSTTNLAKVSIVGTGMQDTPGYASKMFRSLADANINIFMISTSEIRITCVIEEARLGDAARILHTVFELDRSE; encoded by the coding sequence GTGGCCCTCATAGTACAGAAATACGGCGGCAGCTCTGTCGCCAACGCTGAAAAGATACTGAACGTTGCAAGGCGCATCGGGCGTACAAAGGACCAGGGCAACCTGGTCGTTTCCACGATCTCAGCCATGGGCGATACTACCGACGAGCTCATCGACCTGGCGGGCAAGATTACGAAGCGCCCCAACCTGCGTGAGATGGACATGCTCCTCTCCACCGGCGAGCTGGTGAGCTGCGCGCTGGTCACAATGGCTCTCCAGGAGCTGAGCCACAAGGCCATCAGCCTCAGCGGCGCACAGGCGGGCATCCGGACGGATACCACGTACGGCAAGGCCAAGATCGCAGTGGTGGAGCCGCAGCGCATCCTTACTGAGCTGGCTGCAGGCAAGATCGTTATAGTGGCCGGGTTCCAGGGAATTACACCGGACCACGAAGTCACGACGCTCGGCCGCGGCGCCTCCGACACCACCGCAGTAGCCATCGCCGCCGGCCTGAAGGCGGACCGCTGCGAGGTTTACACAGACGTTGAGGGCATCTACACGGCCGACCCCAGGCTGGTGCCGAAGGCCCGCAAGCTGGACGAGGTGGGCTTCGAAGAGATGCTCGAGATGGCCAGCTACGGCGCGAAGATGAACCCGCGCTCCATCGAGTTGGGCATGGTCTACAACGTACCGATAATCGTCGCCTCCAGCTTCGTCGACAAGCCGGGGACGTTAATACACCACGGAGCTAACAAGGATATGAAGGTTGGAGAGATCCGAAACCGCGTCCGAGGCATTCCCACCGACAAGAACGTGGCCAAGATCACGGTCCAGGAGGTGCAGGACAGGCCGGGCATCGCCGCGAATATCTTCGAGCCCCTGGCCTCCGCAGACATCAGCGTGGACGTCATCGTCCAGAACGCCGGCGTGCAGGGGAAGACGGACGTAACCTTCACTGTGAAGAAGACCGATCTGGACCGGGCTCTGGACGTCATCAAGCCCCTCGCGGAGAAGCTCGGCGCGGGCGGCGTTGTAAGCACCACCAACCTGGCCAAGGTGAGCATTGTCGGCACAGGCATGCAGGACACGCCGGGTTACGCCAGCAAGATGTTCCGCTCGCTCGCGGACGCCAATATCAACATCTTCATGATCTCAACCTCGGAGATCCGCATCACCTGCGTAATCGAAGAGGCGCGGCTCGGAGACGCGGCCCGCATACTCCATACCGTATTTGAGCTCGACCGGTCCGAATAG
- a CDS encoding homoserine kinase, whose translation MRPNRRLLILEFSNTRRVLPYKPLSTKTYAYRRLPDVPGGLQPPSTMPVLSYCLAFPTPHRGPRAMVHRLTIKVPATSANMGPGFDCLGVALDIWNTLRVEVGGSGFEITGHGAGEIPTDSSNLLYQSYLKVFEEIGRPAPQARFICDNKIPLGRGMGSSSAASIAGIIAANEIAGRPFDQQALLDFTARIEGHPDNSTAAILGGCRIVVQEAGHLVTARVPVPEDLGAVLFIPDVPMPTKQARAVLPPSVSRQDAVYNIGRVALLVNALATGDLTHLAVATQDALHQPARQAIFYPMKVILRAALEAGALGVFLSGAGSSILALTKSREMTIGYEMAEAASKAGVGGDVKITKPTDKGAHVAQAS comes from the coding sequence ATGCGTCCAAACCGCCGATTGCTCATTCTAGAGTTTAGCAACACGCGGCGCGTTCTGCCTTACAAACCACTGTCTACGAAGACCTACGCGTACCGCCGCCTACCAGATGTTCCAGGGGGTCTTCAGCCGCCATCGACAATGCCCGTGTTATCATACTGCCTGGCTTTTCCGACCCCACATAGAGGACCGCGCGCAATGGTACATAGGCTTACGATCAAGGTGCCTGCCACATCGGCCAACATGGGCCCCGGCTTCGACTGCCTGGGGGTGGCGCTTGATATCTGGAATACGCTCCGGGTGGAGGTCGGCGGCTCCGGCTTTGAGATCACCGGACACGGCGCGGGGGAGATCCCGACGGACTCATCCAACCTGCTCTACCAGAGCTACCTGAAGGTGTTCGAGGAGATCGGCAGGCCCGCGCCGCAGGCGCGCTTCATCTGCGATAACAAGATACCCCTCGGCCGGGGCATGGGTAGCAGCTCCGCCGCGTCGATCGCCGGCATAATCGCGGCGAACGAGATCGCAGGGCGGCCGTTCGATCAGCAGGCGCTCCTGGACTTCACAGCGAGGATCGAAGGCCACCCTGACAACTCGACCGCCGCCATACTCGGAGGCTGCCGGATCGTCGTACAGGAAGCGGGCCACCTGGTCACGGCCAGGGTGCCCGTGCCGGAAGACCTGGGCGCCGTGCTTTTCATTCCGGACGTGCCTATGCCGACCAAACAGGCCCGCGCGGTGTTGCCCCCTTCCGTTTCAAGGCAAGATGCTGTATACAATATTGGGCGCGTTGCACTGCTGGTAAACGCCCTTGCAACCGGCGACCTCACTCACCTGGCCGTCGCTACCCAGGACGCCCTTCACCAGCCCGCTCGACAGGCGATCTTCTATCCAATGAAGGTCATTCTCAGGGCCGCGCTGGAAGCGGGCGCTCTCGGTGTCTTTTTGTCCGGCGCGGGGTCCAGCATCCTGGCGCTGACAAAGAGCCGGGAGATGACCATCGGGTACGAGATGGCCGAGGCCGCATCCAAGGCCGGCGTCGGGGGTGATGTGAAGATAACGAAGCCCACGGACAAAGGCGCGCACGTAGCTCAGGCGAGTTAG
- a CDS encoding endonuclease MutS2 gives MGGLDACRFKITGATLQETRIAQTQPAQRLREKTLESLDFPEIRRALAGNAMFPPARELALALAPSYDEWRVEELQHETSEALRFITESGDIDLHATGDATEAIERAGLGGGLTGVELLEVSASLEVQKRARAGVLKAKDRAPILADLAESIPQLNELQRRIAQCIGSRGDVMDSATPSLGILRRQSREAYQRVVEGLQKVMHSGTGKEALQDNVISMRGDRLVVQVKTEFRRKVPGIVHDASNTGATLYIEPFATVELCNDWLELVLEEERETQRVLMELSGLVGAVSEEIKEGVALTAQIDFILARARYSARLRGVTAQLAGRTESGAAGIRLLNARHPLLGSRAVPVTMQMAPELAVLAITGPNTGGKTVSMKTVGLLALMNQSGLQISASEGSYLPVFDGVFADVGDQQSIQGSVSTFSSHMLNVTNILENATSKSLVLLDELGTSTDPEEGSALAKAILSYLARNGIKTIVTTHHRSVATHVEGSPAMLNASVDLDPKTLRPTYRLTLGVPGRSYAMSIAAQLGLPPEIMAEARSLLEPQHIQVEDWLNELQLQRDQLKTKLEEAEKSRIKAEALQRDLDAKLADLESREEDILHTMRSELSQQFEEARQRLRKAESALSWASAAGEPVPAEEIKRARAELLAARQKAEEFQRRPSPLRRAELRPIAVGDTVTVKGIGVQGKVVSIGEQGGPVEVAVGDVRFSLDRDRVLHPDAPVRDEPKSEVSYDMGPMVPAVELQVRGMRVEEALIKVEEFIDRAVRDGVTQIRIVHGKGTGALRNAIRDLLKGHRLVRSFAPEAQERGGDGATVVEL, from the coding sequence ATCGGCGGTTTGGACGCATGCCGGTTCAAAATTACAGGAGCAACCTTGCAGGAGACTAGGATCGCACAAACCCAGCCCGCGCAGAGGCTGCGGGAAAAGACCCTGGAGTCGCTGGACTTCCCGGAGATACGCCGCGCCCTGGCCGGGAACGCCATGTTCCCGCCGGCGCGCGAGCTTGCCCTGGCCCTGGCGCCTTCCTACGACGAGTGGCGGGTAGAGGAGCTCCAGCACGAGACCTCGGAGGCCCTTCGGTTCATCACCGAGTCCGGGGACATTGACCTGCACGCGACCGGCGACGCCACAGAGGCGATCGAGCGCGCGGGGCTGGGAGGCGGACTGACCGGCGTTGAATTGCTGGAGGTGTCGGCGTCTCTGGAAGTGCAGAAACGTGCGCGCGCGGGCGTCCTGAAGGCGAAGGACCGCGCGCCGATACTCGCCGACCTGGCCGAAAGCATCCCGCAGCTCAACGAGCTGCAACGGCGCATCGCCCAGTGCATCGGCTCGCGCGGCGATGTCATGGACAGCGCCACGCCCAGCCTCGGCATCCTTCGCAGGCAGTCTCGGGAGGCGTACCAGCGGGTCGTCGAGGGCCTGCAAAAGGTAATGCACTCGGGGACCGGCAAAGAGGCCCTGCAGGACAACGTTATCTCCATGCGCGGCGACAGGCTCGTCGTGCAGGTCAAGACCGAGTTCCGGCGCAAGGTGCCCGGCATCGTTCATGACGCCTCGAACACTGGCGCCACCCTGTACATTGAGCCCTTTGCCACGGTGGAACTCTGCAACGACTGGCTAGAGCTAGTGCTGGAGGAGGAGAGGGAGACGCAGCGGGTGCTCATGGAGCTATCCGGACTCGTGGGCGCGGTCTCCGAAGAGATTAAGGAAGGCGTCGCGCTGACCGCGCAGATAGACTTCATCCTGGCGCGCGCGAGGTACAGCGCAAGGCTCAGGGGTGTCACCGCGCAGCTAGCCGGCAGGACGGAAAGCGGCGCGGCGGGCATACGGCTCCTCAACGCCAGGCACCCGCTGCTGGGTTCGCGTGCTGTGCCGGTCACAATGCAGATGGCGCCTGAGCTTGCAGTGCTGGCAATCACCGGCCCCAACACCGGCGGCAAGACCGTCTCGATGAAGACGGTTGGCCTTCTGGCGCTCATGAACCAGTCCGGCCTGCAGATTTCCGCCTCGGAAGGTAGCTACCTGCCCGTATTCGACGGCGTTTTCGCGGACGTGGGCGACCAGCAGAGCATACAGGGCTCTGTCTCCACATTCAGCTCGCATATGCTCAATGTGACGAACATCCTGGAAAATGCGACATCGAAGTCGCTGGTGCTGCTGGACGAGCTTGGAACGAGCACCGACCCCGAGGAGGGCTCCGCCCTGGCGAAGGCCATCCTCAGCTACCTGGCGCGCAACGGCATCAAGACGATTGTGACGACGCACCACCGCTCGGTCGCCACCCATGTGGAAGGCTCTCCGGCGATGCTGAACGCCAGCGTGGATCTGGACCCGAAGACGCTCAGGCCCACGTACAGGCTCACGCTGGGCGTTCCGGGACGCAGCTATGCAATGTCCATCGCCGCGCAGCTCGGCCTGCCGCCGGAGATCATGGCCGAAGCCCGGTCGCTGCTGGAGCCGCAGCACATCCAGGTCGAGGACTGGCTGAACGAGCTCCAGTTGCAGCGCGACCAGCTCAAAACGAAGCTGGAGGAGGCAGAGAAGTCGCGCATCAAGGCAGAGGCGCTGCAGCGCGACCTGGATGCGAAGCTGGCTGACCTGGAGTCTCGAGAAGAGGACATCCTGCACACGATGCGGTCCGAGCTCTCGCAGCAGTTTGAGGAGGCGCGCCAGAGGCTGCGCAAGGCGGAGTCGGCCCTCTCCTGGGCGTCGGCCGCCGGGGAGCCCGTGCCTGCGGAGGAGATAAAGCGCGCCCGCGCTGAGCTGCTGGCTGCCCGGCAGAAGGCCGAAGAGTTTCAAAGGCGCCCTTCACCGCTGCGGCGCGCCGAGCTGAGGCCCATAGCGGTCGGCGATACCGTGACGGTGAAGGGGATAGGCGTGCAGGGCAAGGTGGTGTCCATAGGAGAGCAGGGAGGGCCGGTTGAGGTGGCAGTGGGCGACGTGCGCTTCTCGCTGGACCGCGACCGTGTGCTGCACCCGGACGCCCCCGTCCGTGACGAGCCGAAGTCCGAGGTGAGCTACGACATGGGGCCGATGGTCCCTGCGGTGGAGCTACAGGTACGGGGCATGCGCGTGGAAGAGGCCCTGATCAAGGTGGAGGAGTTCATCGACCGTGCAGTCCGCGACGGCGTTACCCAGATTCGCATCGTCCACGGCAAGGGCACCGGCGCGCTGCGTAATGCAATCCGCGACCTGCTAAAAGGCCACCGCCTCGTGCGCTCCTTCGCCCCTGAGGCGCAGGAAAGGGGAGGGGACGGAGCGACGGTTGTCGAATTGTGA
- a CDS encoding zinc ribbon domain-containing protein, with protein sequence MPRYAFRCTHCGVEFEVARPMSRAGEGAECPADGAQAERVFYMPNTNSARTNMSAPPSPASGAPVRPSGGHSHGHGHSHGPGSHTH encoded by the coding sequence ATGCCCCGGTACGCGTTCAGGTGCACACACTGCGGCGTGGAGTTTGAGGTGGCGAGGCCGATGAGCCGCGCGGGCGAGGGCGCCGAATGCCCAGCGGACGGCGCGCAGGCAGAGCGGGTCTTCTATATGCCGAACACGAACTCCGCACGCACAAACATGTCCGCGCCGCCCTCGCCAGCCTCCGGCGCCCCGGTACGGCCAAGCGGAGGCCACAGCCACGGTCACGGCCACAGTCACGGACCGGGGTCGCACACGCACTGA
- a CDS encoding DUF192 domain-containing protein has product MVNRRHAIAVNLAAVVAILTACDGGGPASQVQATSTSTSVSSLPSHTPTPPGGGPSPTSIASAPAATATPRPSGAVGTATATRALAPAASPTEESAPAPQASATPASTPTASPTATATASPVPASSDARIVTIGQVTFGAEYATTIAVRSLGLSHRESLPAKTGMLFIFEDRHTTSFWMKDMKFSLDFVWISQDCRVVDITRNVPHPAPNQTDLPLYASAVPAAYNFEINAGEADKYGLRLGDVVVLKGVPDGVGPTC; this is encoded by the coding sequence ATAGTGAATAGACGGCACGCCATCGCCGTTAATCTGGCCGCAGTCGTAGCCATTTTGACGGCCTGCGACGGCGGCGGGCCGGCTTCACAGGTCCAGGCGACCTCCACATCGACCTCGGTCAGTTCCCTGCCTTCACACACGCCGACGCCTCCGGGAGGAGGGCCGAGCCCCACCTCCATTGCCTCTGCTCCCGCAGCGACGGCGACGCCACGCCCCTCTGGTGCGGTCGGTACGGCCACCGCCACGCGCGCGCTGGCGCCCGCGGCATCGCCCACCGAGGAATCGGCGCCGGCGCCTCAGGCAAGCGCAACACCGGCGTCCACGCCGACCGCATCGCCCACTGCGACAGCCACGGCCTCGCCTGTGCCTGCATCATCGGACGCGCGCATTGTGACGATCGGCCAGGTGACGTTCGGCGCGGAGTACGCCACCACTATTGCAGTGAGGTCGCTTGGGCTGTCCCACCGCGAGAGCCTGCCCGCAAAGACCGGCATGCTCTTCATCTTCGAGGACCGGCACACAACTTCATTCTGGATGAAGGACATGAAGTTCTCGCTGGACTTCGTATGGATATCGCAGGACTGCAGGGTAGTGGACATCACACGGAACGTGCCGCACCCTGCTCCAAACCAGACGGACCTGCCCCTTTATGCCTCGGCTGTCCCGGCCGCCTACAACTTCGAGATCAACGCCGGCGAGGCGGACAAATACGGTCTCCGGCTGGGCGATGTAGTGGTCTTGAAGGGCGTGCCGGACGGCGTGGGGCCTACCTGCTGA